Sequence from the Enhydrobacter sp. genome:
TGGACGACAAGGATCTCTATGGCGGTCTGATCCGCCTTCACGTTCTTCATCACGCCAGCCAAGGCCCGATTTTCGGCCTATGGATCATCGAAGAATTGCGCGAGCACGGCTATCGGCTGAGTCCTGGTACGGTCTATCCCATGCTGCACGGCATGGAGACCAAGGGCTATCTGCGGTCGACGGAAACCCGGCAGGGGCGGCGCACCCGGCGTCTCTACCGGCTGACGCCGCTCGGCCGGGCCGCATTGAAGGAAGCCAAGAGCAAGGTCCAGGAACTGTTCGGCGAACTGTTCGAGGCGGCTCCCGGCAGACGCCGCCCGCCAAACATCCGCACGCCGCCGAAATAGCGGTGTTCGATATCGACTTTCGATAGTACGATGGCGGCGTTCGCCATGTTGACGCACATTGTCATCGCCGCAACCGCGTTGATCGTGTCCGGCCTGA
This genomic interval carries:
- a CDS encoding helix-turn-helix transcriptional regulator, with product MDDKDLYGGLIRLHVLHHASQGPIFGLWIIEELREHGYRLSPGTVYPMLHGMETKGYLRSTETRQGRRTRRLYRLTPLGRAALKEAKSKVQELFGELFEAAPGRRRPPNIRTPPK